One window of the Cyanobium sp. AMD-g genome contains the following:
- a CDS encoding PIN domain-containing protein: MYLIDTAVIREAGRGSMAHAGVLTFFEEVQRERSRLFLAAVSVGELSRALALIRQRGEEPQARQLEDWLGRLVQDHGESLLALDARAARLWGLLLARHPQQIIALQIAAIALVHDLTLVTRQTPVLGIAGVRVRDPWAVAG; this comes from the coding sequence ATGTACCTGATCGACACGGCCGTCATCCGCGAGGCGGGCAGAGGCTCCATGGCCCATGCCGGGGTGCTTACCTTCTTCGAAGAGGTCCAGCGTGAACGGTCGCGGCTGTTCCTGGCCGCGGTCTCGGTGGGGGAACTCAGCCGCGCCCTGGCCCTGATCCGGCAGCGGGGCGAGGAGCCCCAGGCCCGGCAGCTTGAGGACTGGCTAGGGCGGCTGGTGCAGGACCACGGCGAGAGTCTGCTGGCCCTGGACGCCCGCGCGGCAAGGCTCTGGGGGCTGCTTCTGGCTCGCCATCCCCAGCAGATCATCGCCCTGCAGATCGCCGCGATCGCCCTGGTTCACGATCTGACGCTGGTGACCCGTCAGACACCGGTCCTGGGCATCGCCGGCGTGCGGGTGCGGGACCCGTGGGCGGTGGCCGGCTGA
- a CDS encoding thermonuclease family protein: protein MPGHRLPSLLIVLGLLQARQAAAEPAFRATVLSIGDGDTLRVRSGQERITVRLACIDAPETAQSPYGQKARQVLQWRLPVGQSVTIQPRSSDRFGRTVAEVISDTNINLALVEDGLAFAYRRYLAACDGAAYLEAEERARRQRLGVWRVPGGITRPWDFRRGRRSERIPDATTPDGSRHFCSQIGSHAGAQELMRQDHSYLDSDGDGEACESLR, encoded by the coding sequence ATGCCCGGCCACCGGTTGCCGTCGCTGCTGATCGTGCTGGGCCTGCTGCAGGCCAGGCAGGCGGCAGCAGAGCCGGCCTTCCGGGCCACCGTGCTCTCGATCGGCGATGGCGACACCCTGCGGGTGCGCAGCGGCCAGGAGCGGATCACGGTCCGGCTGGCCTGCATCGATGCCCCCGAGACGGCCCAGAGTCCCTACGGCCAGAAGGCTCGGCAGGTCCTCCAGTGGCGTCTGCCTGTGGGGCAATCGGTGACGATCCAACCCCGGAGCAGCGACCGCTTCGGGCGCACGGTGGCTGAAGTGATCAGCGACACCAACATCAACCTGGCCCTGGTGGAGGACGGCCTGGCCTTCGCCTACCGGCGCTATCTCGCTGCCTGCGACGGGGCGGCCTACCTGGAGGCCGAGGAACGGGCCAGGCGCCAGCGGCTCGGTGTCTGGCGGGTGCCGGGTGGGATCACCCGGCCCTGGGACTTCCGGCGCGGCCGACGCTCCGAGCGGATCCCCGATGCCACCACCCCCGACGGAAGCCGCCATTTCTGTAGCCAGATCGGCTCCCATGCCGGGGCCCAGGAGCTGATGCGCCAGGACCACAGCTATCTGGACTCCGATGGCGACGGAGAGGCCTGCGAAAGCCTTCGCTGA
- a CDS encoding nicotinate phosphoribosyltransferase: MDFNLLLDTDSYKGSHWLQYPPDLTAMGAYLESRGGENPDTLFFGLQMLLETTLARPVTQGDIEEAADLWSAHGLPFNHQGWQRLLSVHGGRLPLRIRAVPEGSRVPTGNVLMTVESTDPALAWLVTWVETLLLRLWYPTTVATRSWHFRELLRAALECSADDPAAELPFRLHDFGSRGVSSHESAAIGGLAHLVAFRGTDTVAALVAGRRHYDGRMAGFSIPAAEHSTILAWGQEHELEAYRTMLDRFARPGAVLAVVSDAYDLWNAVDHLWGEQLRQQVIASGATVVIRPDSGDPVAIVPELLRRLEARFGSRLNGKGYRVLEHVRVIQGDGITATSLPLVIEAILAAGFSVENVAFGMGGGLLQQVNRDSQRFAYKVSWVERAGRIRSVHKCPVTDPAKTSKAGVLDLIRDERGYRTVVLERPEPHPASCLQTVFENGALRRRCSLEEVRSRAMQG, translated from the coding sequence ATGGACTTCAATCTTCTGCTCGACACCGACAGCTACAAGGGCAGCCACTGGCTCCAGTACCCCCCCGATCTGACCGCCATGGGGGCCTACCTGGAGAGCCGCGGCGGCGAGAACCCCGACACCCTGTTCTTCGGACTGCAGATGCTGCTGGAAACCACCCTGGCGCGGCCCGTCACCCAGGGCGACATCGAGGAGGCGGCCGACCTCTGGAGCGCCCACGGCCTGCCCTTCAACCACCAGGGCTGGCAGCGCCTGCTGAGCGTCCACGGGGGCCGCCTGCCCCTGCGCATCCGGGCCGTCCCCGAGGGCAGCCGGGTACCCACCGGCAACGTGCTGATGACGGTGGAGTCCACCGATCCGGCCCTGGCCTGGCTGGTCACCTGGGTGGAGACCCTGCTGCTGCGCCTCTGGTATCCCACCACCGTGGCCACCCGCAGCTGGCACTTCCGGGAGCTGCTGCGGGCAGCCCTGGAGTGCTCCGCCGACGACCCGGCCGCCGAACTCCCCTTCCGCTTGCACGATTTCGGCTCCCGCGGCGTCTCCAGCCACGAGAGCGCCGCCATCGGCGGCCTGGCCCACCTGGTGGCCTTCCGCGGCACCGACACCGTCGCGGCTCTGGTGGCGGGCCGGCGCCACTACGACGGCCGGATGGCCGGCTTCTCGATTCCCGCCGCCGAGCACTCCACGATCCTGGCCTGGGGGCAGGAACACGAGCTGGAGGCCTACCGGACCATGCTCGACCGCTTCGCCAGGCCCGGTGCCGTGCTGGCGGTGGTCTCCGACGCCTACGACCTCTGGAACGCCGTCGACCATCTCTGGGGCGAGCAGTTGCGGCAGCAGGTGATCGCCTCGGGCGCCACCGTGGTGATCCGGCCCGATTCGGGCGATCCGGTGGCGATCGTGCCCGAGCTGCTGCGCCGCCTGGAGGCCCGTTTCGGCAGCCGGCTCAACGGCAAGGGCTACCGGGTGCTGGAGCACGTGCGGGTCATCCAGGGAGATGGCATCACCGCCACCAGCCTGCCCCTGGTGATCGAGGCGATCCTGGCGGCGGGCTTCAGCGTCGAGAACGTGGCCTTCGGGATGGGGGGCGGCCTGCTGCAGCAGGTGAACCGGGACAGCCAGCGCTTCGCCTACAAGGTGTCGTGGGTGGAGCGGGCCGGCCGGATCCGCTCGGTGCACAAGTGCCCCGTCACCGATCCCGCCAAGACCAGCAAGGCCGGCGTGCTCGACCTGATCCGCGACGAACGGGGCTACCGGACCGTGGTGCTGGAGCGACCTGAGCCCCATCCGGCCAGCTGCCTCCAGACCGTTTTCGAGAACGGGGCGCTGCGGCGTCGCTGCAGCCTCGAGGAGGTGCGCTCCCGGGCGATGCAAGGCTGA
- a CDS encoding bifunctional nicotinamide-nucleotide adenylyltransferase/Nudix hydroxylase: MHHDVAVLIGRFQPFHEGHFGLFEAALERADRLILLLGSHRCAPDTRNPWSSEEREAMIRAALPAAWQRRLEVIPIRDHLYSDNLWLAEVQQKVLAATDAEDRVLLVGHRKDRSSYYLDLFPQWDFQDVPLSSDVHSTTIRQAYFSGADDSQWASHVPEAVRAFLTDYRETGRYRWLRQEADYIASYRQLWSVAPYPPTFVTTDAVVVQSGHVLVVRRRVRPGQGLIALPGGYLNQKEMVVEGMLRELREETGLKVPKPVLEGSIADRHIFDAPGRSQRGRVITHAFLIQLKGGVLPSVRGGDDAEKAFWMPLADIYAHEDTFFEDHIQIIQHFISRV; encoded by the coding sequence ATGCATCACGACGTCGCCGTCCTCATCGGACGGTTCCAGCCCTTCCATGAAGGGCATTTCGGGTTGTTCGAGGCGGCCCTGGAAAGGGCCGATCGGCTGATCCTGCTGCTGGGCAGCCACCGCTGCGCCCCGGACACCCGCAACCCCTGGAGCAGCGAGGAGCGGGAGGCCATGATCCGGGCCGCCCTTCCGGCCGCGTGGCAGCGCCGGCTGGAGGTGATCCCGATCCGCGACCATCTCTACTCCGACAATCTCTGGCTGGCGGAGGTGCAGCAGAAGGTGCTCGCCGCCACCGATGCGGAGGATCGGGTGCTGCTGGTCGGTCATCGAAAAGACCGCAGCAGCTACTACCTCGATCTTTTTCCCCAATGGGACTTTCAGGACGTTCCCCTCAGCAGCGACGTCCACTCCACGACCATTCGCCAGGCCTACTTCTCCGGCGCCGATGACTCGCAGTGGGCCTCCCATGTGCCGGAGGCGGTGCGTGCGTTCCTGACGGACTACCGCGAGACGGGCCGCTATCGCTGGCTGCGCCAGGAAGCCGATTACATCGCCAGCTACCGCCAGCTCTGGTCGGTGGCGCCCTACCCACCCACCTTCGTCACCACCGATGCCGTGGTGGTTCAGTCGGGCCACGTGCTGGTGGTGCGCCGCCGGGTGCGGCCCGGCCAGGGGCTGATCGCACTCCCCGGGGGCTATCTCAACCAGAAGGAGATGGTGGTGGAGGGGATGCTGCGGGAGCTGCGCGAGGAGACGGGTCTGAAGGTGCCCAAACCAGTGCTGGAGGGGTCGATCGCCGACCGCCACATCTTTGATGCTCCGGGTCGCTCCCAGCGCGGCCGGGTGATCACCCATGCCTTCCTGATTCAGCTCAAGGGGGGCGTCCTCCCCAGTGTGCGCGGCGGCGACGACGCCGAAAAAGCCTTCTGGATGCCCCTGGCCGACATCTACGCCCACGAAGACACGTTCTTCGAGGACCACATCCAGATCATTCAGCACTTCATCTCCCGGGTCTGA